In the genome of Fervidobacterium nodosum Rt17-B1, the window AACGAAAAGGTTTATACCCCATCTGGGCTTAATATCGGTATCCGTAATTCTTCAGGTGAATATGTAATGATAGCAAGTGGACACGCTTCTTATTCAAAAAATTACATTAAAGAATGTGTAAAAGCAATTGAAAGTAGTGAGTGTGATATAGCGGGTGGAGTCGTTGAAGTTTTGCCAAGAAGTGAATCGAAGAAAGCTTTGGCGATAGCTGAAATCTTAAAGCATCCATTTGGTATTGGCGGAGCGAGGTATAAACTGGGCGCGGTCGAAAAAACTTATGTTGATACTGTCGCATATGGTGTTTATAAAAGAGAAGTATTTGAAAAAGTTGGTCTTTTTAATGAAAATTTGATAAGAAATCAAGATATCGAATTTAACTTGCGGTTGAAGGGTTCAGGATACAGGATTATGTTGATTCCACAAGCAAGAGCTTACTATTTCGCGCGAGATAAGTATAAAGAATTGTGGAAAAATAACTTTTCAAACGGTTTTTGGGTTACTTACAGTAAAAAGTTTGCTGAAAATCCTTACAGATTGAGGCATCTTATTCCATTGTTTTTCGTCGTTTACTTGATTACACTTTTTGCATTTATTCTATTCTTCGATGACTTTCTCAAAGTCATTTTTTCAATACCTTTAATTTTGTATTTTGTATTGAATATTTTATCTTCATTTGGAATTTCTCTAAATCACAAAGATTTTTCTTTGTTTTTTTACGCTTTGATAGGTTTTCTTACCTTGCATATATCGTACGGTATAGGTTCACTCTTTGGGATTTTTAAATTTTTGAAAGACAAAAAATAAGAGCACAGTGAAAACTGTGCTCTTATTTGTTTATAATATACTCATTAAAATTCTTTCCGAAGCTTTTCCGTCGCCAAACGGGTTTTCCCTATCTTCTGGTTTAAATTCGAGCGCTAATTTTAGGTTTTTATAAACATCTTCTTGTGTTGTACCTGCCAAGACTCCAAACCCACTTTCAATAACTTCTGGGCGTTCCGTTGTTTCTCTGCAAACAACAACAAATTTCTTAAATGTTGGAGCCTCTTCTTGTAACCCCCCACTGTCACTTGCGACAAATAGACTATCTTTAATTAATGAGGTCATTTCAACATAGTTAACTGGTTCTATGAGATGAGCACCTTTGCAATTTTCCAGCTCGCTGTACACAATTTCTCTAACTTTTGGGTTTTTATGCACTGGAAACACGAACTCTATATTTTGCTCCTCTGAGAATTTCCTGATAGCTCTTAGGATATTTCTCATTCGCTGACCGATGTTTTCTCTTCGATGTAGAGTTACGACAAAATAATTCGTATGGTTGATTATTTTTTTACGTATAGACTCCAAATCAAATTTGTTCATTACGTACATTTGAGCATCGATAACGGTATTGCCTGTTATGATTATTTTTTCTTCTGGAAAGTTTTCTTTTAAGAGTGTGTTTTTTGCATTTTTCGTGGGTGCGAAGAGTTTTTCTGAAACTTGGTCTATAACTCTTCTGTTCATTTCTTCAGGGAATGGATCGTACAGATTTCCACTTCTTAACCCGGCTTCTATATGTCCAACTTTTATACCTCTGTTGAACGCAGCTATAGCTGTTGCCATTGCTGTTGTTGTGTCTCCTTGAACAAATATCCAATCGTAGTGTTTTTCTTTTGAAAGTTTTTCGAATTCCATAACTACTTTGTAAGTTACATCGTTCAATGTTTGGTCTTTAGTCATGATGTTCATATCGTAATCAGAATCGATGGCAAAAATATCTTTCATCATATCGACCATTTCTCTATGTTGACCTGTGCAGATAAAGTCGGTACTTATACCCATCTCTTTTGCTTTCAAATAAACAGGTGCAACCTTTATAATTTCCGGTCTGGTGCCAAATATGATTCCTATGTGCATCTTCAAACGTCCTCCCAGTTTTTCAGTTTTTGTTTACGATTTTTGTGCTTTTTAAATTATAGCATGAATTTTGCTTTTCTTAAATAGCTAATATTAATGTTGATTTTTGTTGTTTAGTGTGTTACCATATAATTGATAATTATCCGTGGTAAAAAACAAAGCAAGGAGGGAAATTTTATGTTCGATGCAGTGATTATAGGTGGTGGACCGGGAGGGTACGTTTGTGCGATAAAACTTGCACACTTGGGTAAAAATGTTGCACTTGTTGAGAAAGAGAATCTTGGTGGTACTTGTACTAATTGGGGTTGTATTCCAACAAAGGCGTTGCTTACAGCTACACATTTAATAGATGAAATAAGAGAAAAAGCAGATAAATACGGAGTTAAAGCGACTTTTGAAGGATACGATATTTCCAAAGTAATGGCACACGCACAGAAGAGTGTAACGTTGTCGAGAAAAGGTATAGAGTTTCTCATGAAAAAGAATAATGTAACATTAATAAAGGGTACTGCAGAGGTTGTAAATAAAAATCAGGTGAAGATAAAAGAATCAGGTGAGATATTTGAAGGGAAAAATCTTGTTCTTGCTCACGGTTCCGTTCCTGTCGTATTTCCACCGTTTGATAGCATCGAGGGTATATGGACAAGCAATGATGTTTTTAAGTTACAGAGTGTGCCACAGAGTTTGCTTATAATTGGTGGGGGAGTAATTGGTGTTGAATTTGCAACTTTTTTCAGTTCGCTTGGAACAAAAGTAAGAATTGTGGAATTAGCTGAACACATATTACCAACCGAAGATTCAGATGTTGCCGAAGAAGTTAAAAAAGCGATGATAAGAAAAGGCGTAGAAATCCAAGAAAAAAGTAAAGTTACAAATATTGAAAAACTCGAAAAATCTTACAGAGTTACGATAAAAGATAACAACGAGAAAGAAAATGTTGTGGAAGTTGAACGTATACTCTTAGCTGTTGGGCGAAGGCCAAATATACCGGAAGATGTAAGAGCATTAGATGTAGAAATTGAAAGGGGAATAAAGACAAATAGAAAGATGCAAACTAACATAGAAGGTGTTTACGCTATCGGTGATATAAGAGGTCATATTATGTTAGCACATGTGGCATCTTATGAAGGAATAACTGCCGCGTTGAATATAGCTGGAATAGAAGCAGAAATGGATTATTCAGCGGTTCCATCAATCATATTCTCAAATCCAGAGGTTGCATCCGTTGGTTTAAGGGAAAAAGATATCGACCATGAAAAAGTAAAGATTTCGAAGTTCCCACTATCAGCAAATGGAAGAGCAAGAACGATGCTTGAAAACATAGGCTTTGCAAAGGTTATAGCCGATAAAGAAACAGGTACAGTTCTTGGAATGTCTATTGTCTCACCAGTTGCAACTGAGCTTATCATGGAAGGTGTTGTAGCAGTTAAGAATAAACTCACGGCTCATCAACTTGAAGAATCAATACATCCACATCCAACGTTGAGTGAGACTTTACTTGGTGCACTCGAAGGAATAACAGATAAGCCATTACATTTATAAAGATTTCAGTGTAATTTGAACAATCTCTCAAAGAATCTGAAAATCTTAGTAGTTATGAATTCTTTACTTGTATCTAATGGTTCAACTTTTATAGTGTAAGCACCTATCAATTTACCAAAGAGTATGTCTGTGAATATTTGATCACCGATAACTACTATCTCATCCTTATTTTTAAAATGTTTTTTCAATCTCATCATTACTTTGAATGGCAAGGGTTTAAGAGCGCGCCAGATAATCTTTACGTTGTTGATTTCTAATTTTCTTTTTTTCCCATTTGAGACAATAAAAACAGAGGCATCGTTAGAGAGGAGATATTTGAATATCTCCTCTATTTCTTTTGGCACGATGTTAGATTTCCATACATTGATTGTGTTATCAAAATCAAAAAGAAAAACTCTCTTTCCTTCAGAGAGTAATTTTTTGAAATCTATATCTTTAACACTTTTTACTTTCAAATCAGGCTTCAGAATTATCCCTCCAAGAACGGTAAGATAGATGCACTCAATTTACTTCGGACGATTTTTTTAACTTTCTGTACCGTATTATCGACTTTTTTGAAATTTACACCAACCATTTCTTCAATTTCTTTGTAACTGTATCCGTCAAGCCAGAGCTCGAATATCTGCGTTTCTTCTTCGTTTAGCTTTTCCAATATTTCTTCATGGACGATACTTAAAATGGTCTTTTTCACGACGTTAGTACTTGTGTTTTCATCGGCCACAAAATAATCTATTTGCTCGTCATCAACATCGTCAAAAACCGAATCCATACTTGTTGAATCTGAAAGCATCTTGTTTTTCTTTCTGTTTTGGTAAGTAATAAATGTTTTTATTTCAGATTCTATACTCCTCCAAGCGAATGTTGAAAACGAACTTTTATTCTCTTCAAAATAATATATCGCTTTTATAAGCCCGATAAGTCCATTTTGAACGATATCATCAAATTCAGCCCATGGTGCATAAAATTGTGAGGCGATTCTCACAACCATTGGGTAATACTTTTCAATTATCAAATCAACAGCGTCATTCAATCCACTTTGGGCAAGTTCAACAAGTTTTTCTATTGGTTTATTTCTAAGAGCGTATTTAATCATATTTTAATGCTCTATATCTCCTTCATTTTATTTTATAAGCATTTCTGCAATTACCCCAATATCTTTTGCTATTATATGAGGTTTGATAGGTCCTTTTTCAGCTTGTTCTAATGTAGCCTCTCCTGTCAAAACAAGTGCTGTCCATGTTCCAGATTGGATACCTGCCAGTATGTCTGTATAAAGTCTATCACCAATCATACAAGTCTCAGTTGGGCTTATGTTGTAGCGTCTCATTACCATTTCCAAAAGTTTAGGTTCTGGTTTTCCAAATACTATGTTAGGGTAAACTCCAGCAGCTTTTCTGATAACTGATGCAATAGCGCCTGCATCAGGAAGTGGTCCTTCGTCGGATGGACAGTTCAAATCTGGATTTGTTACGACAAAAAGCGCACCATTAGCAACAAATTGCGTTGCTTTTTTGATTTTTTCATATGTTAATGTCTTGTCAAATGTCACGACAACAATTTCTGGGTTTTCTTCTACAACATTTAATCCTACTCTTTTGAATTCTTCTTTTATCTCGTCTGTTCCAACGATGTAAACCTTAGCAGGACCGAATTCTTCAAATAAATACTCAGCGGTTGCTACACCAGCTGTTATGAAATGCTCTTTCGAAAGGTTAAATCCAATGTTCTTAAACTCTTCAACATAGCTATCTATAGTTCTGTTGGAATTGTTGGTTAAAAATACAAACTTTTTACCAAGTTGTTCAACTATATCAACAAATTTACGTGAACCTTCAAATGGTTTCCCACTTAAATAGAATGTACCATCGATATCTAAAATAAATAAATTACATTGTTTAATACGTTCGACAACACCGTTTCTTAGCTCGATAACGCCGTCTATTTTTTCCATGCTCTTCAAGATTTATCACCACCACTATTTTATTTGTTCTTCTTTTTCATTATATCATAAAATAATTTTTTGTTTGGTGGTATAATTCTATTGTGTTATAAAATTCAAGCATTCCTGTAAGGAAAAATAGATTTTGAAAAAAGTATCGCCTCCTGATAATATATAATTACCCCATCACACTAAAATCAGGAGGCGATACCATGGAACAAAAGTATGTTAATCCAAAAGTTTCAAGAATTTCTCAAGACACTCTAATTGTCGGTATTGATGTTGCTAAAAGAAATCATTGGGTTAGGATGACTGATTATCGTGGAATTGATTTGATTAGCCCTTTCAAGATTAATAATACCATAGATGGTATTAAAATGTTAGAGGAAAAAATAAGAATTATTAAGCAAAAGGAAGGGTTAAACAACGTAATCTTAGGCATGGAACCATCAGGGCATTATTGGAAGGTTTTAGCTTGGCAAATGAAATCTAACGAGCAAGTAAATTATCTTGTTGGAGTAAATCCATATCATGTGAAGAAAAGCAAAGAATTTGATGATAACTCACCTAGTAAAAATGACAAGAAAGATGCAGGATTAATAGCCAAATTAATCAAAGATGGAAGATATTTCGATATGCATTTATCAAATGATGTGTATAGTGAGTTAAAAGTATTAACCACGACAAGGGAACAATTAGTAAGTAAGAGAAAAAATTCAAAAAATATTGTAATAGCTATAATAGACGAATACTTTCCTGAGTATGAGAAGATATACAAAAACATATTTTCGGAAGGTTCGATGAAATTATTAAAGACCTATCCATTTCCGGAAGAGATATTAAGAGTTGGAGTAGAAGAAATAGAAAGTGTATTGAAAGAATCGACAAAGGGGAAAGACTGGAAAAGTAGGGCGCGGAAGATATACGAAGCAGCGAGAGAATCGGTAGGAGTAAGAGCAGGGCAAAAAAGTGCGAAAATGAAATTAAGGATGCTATTGGAAGAAATAGAGCTATTAACAAGACAAATTCAAGAGCTAGAAGAAGAGATGAAAAAAATGATAGAAGAAACAGAAGAAGGGGAATATATAGAAAGTGTGCCAGGGATAGGAACGGTAATGACAGCCACGATATTAGGAGAGACAGGAGGGTTAAGCAGGTTTAAAAGCTGGAAACAAATAAGGAAATTAGCTGGATTGAACCTGTACGAAGAAAGTTCTGGAGAACACAAAGGAAAAACGCGGATAACAAAAAGAGGGCGGCCGTTACTGAGGAAAATAATATACTTGATGGCAAAAACGGTGATAAGACATAACCGTGAAATAATGGAAAAATATTTAAAACTGAGGAAAAGAGAAAAAAATCCATTAAAAGAGACACAAGCATTGATAGCAATAGGATTGAAAATGATAAGGATAATATTCAAGTTAGTGAAAAGCAAGACAAGATATGAACCGGAGAGAGTATATGTATAGGTGAGAAAGCCGGTCACCTCCATTAGGAAAGTAACCAGGATACGAGAATAAGCAAACTCACCATACCTCAAATAGGACGAAGGAATGTGAGAGTGTGGAACAAACCAGGTGGGCATAAGAGGGTTAGTTTGAGGGAAAATGGTGGGGAAGTAGTTAAAAAAAATAATCTAAGAAGGAATAAAGCGACATAAAAATAATGAATTAATTCATTAAAGATAAAAAATTAAAATTATTAAGATTTTAGATAAACTCTTTTGGAAAAGAAAGGGAAGTAAGAATTTTTTGAAAAAATAAGAAAAAACGTATTTCAGGAGGCTAATCAAAAATATTTCTTTGAAGAGGAGGTGAATATTATGAGAAGAAAGCCTATTTTAGTTATTTTTGCAACAGCGTTTGTAATATTAACATCTTTGGTATTTGCTGATAGTAAATCTTCTGACTTTGTGTTAAGTATAATTCCACAACACAAGGAAGGTTTCTTCGTCGAGTTCACATCGGTTGGTGTTTCCTTTGGAAATTCGGAAGTCTCAACTCAACCACTATTTGATGTTCTTGGAATTTTTAATCTTCGCTATAGATACTATGTATCGCCGTTATTTGTTTCTTCAATAGAAACTTATTTTTTCGACCCACTTTTCATTTCAAAAACTTATATGGGAGAACCATATGACGAATCATCACAGGTTTATATTTTATTCAACCGAAGCTACATACATGGGAATATGATTGTAAGACCTGTGATAATTAAACCGTACGCAGAATTGCTGACGATACTCGTTGGAAATTATAATTTTTCAGAGTATGCAGGTTCAACGATATCAAGAGGATTTTTAAGTATGGGGACATTGTTGTCTAAAAATATTGAATTATTTGGTACACTTGAGTCAGGGATGGCACTTACGATTTGGACAAGTTCAACCGTAAGCCAAGAAGAATGGAATACATTTTTAGATGAGTTAAGGCAAAAAACGCTCTACATAACCTTTAGAACGGGATTGGATTGGTATTATGATAATTATTCCGGATTAGAAATTGGTTATAGAGTAATATTATACGGTAATGATAGTCCATTAAAGCTCGTTCAAGGTTTCACAATAACGGATTGGATATACAACATAGTGAGTTCTATAAATGCTTCTTCTTAACAAAAAGTAAATATACCATTTATTACTACAGATTATTATTTGAGCTTTTCTGTAAAATTCTAAATTTTTATATTCAATTAGGAATTTTTCTACAATCGTTAAAATAGTTTATTTTGCTTAAAACCGTTGAATATAACTGATATTTCTACGAATATTTCTAAATTTTGACCACTTTTGTGCTTGTGAATTTTTTACTTTTATGGTAGAATTTTTTTAGACGTACTATGTGTTATTATACTATGGAGGTGGGTGGCCGATGGTAACAGTTTATATCAACGACAAGCCTTATGAAGTTTCAGAAAACAAAACAGTATTAGAAGTTGCACAAGAGCTTGGATACTACATTCCAACACTTTGTCATCATCCAGAACTTGAGCCAATTGGTGCTTGTAGAATCTGTGTTGTTGAAGTTGAGGGAGCAAGAACACTCCAACCAGCGTGTACAACGAAAGTGTCAGATGGAATGAAAATAAGGACAAACACAGAAAGAGTAGAAAGTGCAGTCAAATTTAATCTTTCATTGATTATGGCAAATCATCCACACGAATGTATGTACTGTGAGGCGGATGGTAGATGTGAACTCCAGAAGCTTGTCCATATGTACGATATCAAACCTATATTTGGTGTTAATGTTGATATGGATAAAGAAATTGATATCAGTAGTCCATCTATAAACAGAGAGCTTTCAAAATGTATTAAGTGTCAAAGATGTGTGAGAGTTTGTAGTGAAATACAAGGAATGAACATTTATT includes:
- a CDS encoding glycosyltransferase family 2 protein, giving the protein MAEQKVSIVLPVRNEAKTIQKVLDGLLRQEYEDIEIIVIDGMSTDETRNIVQRYVGRFPEKVKLIENEKVYTPSGLNIGIRNSSGEYVMIASGHASYSKNYIKECVKAIESSECDIAGGVVEVLPRSESKKALAIAEILKHPFGIGGARYKLGAVEKTYVDTVAYGVYKREVFEKVGLFNENLIRNQDIEFNLRLKGSGYRIMLIPQARAYYFARDKYKELWKNNFSNGFWVTYSKKFAENPYRLRHLIPLFFVVYLITLFAFILFFDDFLKVIFSIPLILYFVLNILSSFGISLNHKDFSLFFYALIGFLTLHISYGIGSLFGIFKFLKDKK
- the wecB gene encoding non-hydrolyzing UDP-N-acetylglucosamine 2-epimerase, with product MHIGIIFGTRPEIIKVAPVYLKAKEMGISTDFICTGQHREMVDMMKDIFAIDSDYDMNIMTKDQTLNDVTYKVVMEFEKLSKEKHYDWIFVQGDTTTAMATAIAAFNRGIKVGHIEAGLRSGNLYDPFPEEMNRRVIDQVSEKLFAPTKNAKNTLLKENFPEEKIIITGNTVIDAQMYVMNKFDLESIRKKIINHTNYFVVTLHRRENIGQRMRNILRAIRKFSEEQNIEFVFPVHKNPKVREIVYSELENCKGAHLIEPVNYVEMTSLIKDSLFVASDSGGLQEEAPTFKKFVVVCRETTERPEVIESGFGVLAGTTQEDVYKNLKLALEFKPEDRENPFGDGKASERILMSIL
- the lpdA gene encoding dihydrolipoyl dehydrogenase, yielding MFDAVIIGGGPGGYVCAIKLAHLGKNVALVEKENLGGTCTNWGCIPTKALLTATHLIDEIREKADKYGVKATFEGYDISKVMAHAQKSVTLSRKGIEFLMKKNNVTLIKGTAEVVNKNQVKIKESGEIFEGKNLVLAHGSVPVVFPPFDSIEGIWTSNDVFKLQSVPQSLLIIGGGVIGVEFATFFSSLGTKVRIVELAEHILPTEDSDVAEEVKKAMIRKGVEIQEKSKVTNIEKLEKSYRVTIKDNNEKENVVEVERILLAVGRRPNIPEDVRALDVEIERGIKTNRKMQTNIEGVYAIGDIRGHIMLAHVASYEGITAALNIAGIEAEMDYSAVPSIIFSNPEVASVGLREKDIDHEKVKISKFPLSANGRARTMLENIGFAKVIADKETGTVLGMSIVSPVATELIMEGVVAVKNKLTAHQLEESIHPHPTLSETLLGALEGITDKPLHL
- a CDS encoding YqeG family HAD IIIA-type phosphatase → MKVKSVKDIDFKKLLSEGKRVFLFDFDNTINVWKSNIVPKEIEEIFKYLLSNDASVFIVSNGKKRKLEINNVKIIWRALKPLPFKVMMRLKKHFKNKDEIVVIGDQIFTDILFGKLIGAYTIKVEPLDTSKEFITTKIFRFFERLFKLH
- a CDS encoding sigma-70 family RNA polymerase sigma factor, whose protein sequence is MIKYALRNKPIEKLVELAQSGLNDAVDLIIEKYYPMVVRIASQFYAPWAEFDDIVQNGLIGLIKAIYYFEENKSSFSTFAWRSIESEIKTFITYQNRKKNKMLSDSTSMDSVFDDVDDEQIDYFVADENTSTNVVKKTILSIVHEEILEKLNEEETQIFELWLDGYSYKEIEEMVGVNFKKVDNTVQKVKKIVRSKLSASILPFLEG
- a CDS encoding HAD-IIA family hydrolase, translated to MEKIDGVIELRNGVVERIKQCNLFILDIDGTFYLSGKPFEGSRKFVDIVEQLGKKFVFLTNNSNRTIDSYVEEFKNIGFNLSKEHFITAGVATAEYLFEEFGPAKVYIVGTDEIKEEFKRVGLNVVEENPEIVVVTFDKTLTYEKIKKATQFVANGALFVVTNPDLNCPSDEGPLPDAGAIASVIRKAAGVYPNIVFGKPEPKLLEMVMRRYNISPTETCMIGDRLYTDILAGIQSGTWTALVLTGEATLEQAEKGPIKPHIIAKDIGVIAEMLIK
- a CDS encoding IS110 family transposase, with the protein product MEQKYVNPKVSRISQDTLIVGIDVAKRNHWVRMTDYRGIDLISPFKINNTIDGIKMLEEKIRIIKQKEGLNNVILGMEPSGHYWKVLAWQMKSNEQVNYLVGVNPYHVKKSKEFDDNSPSKNDKKDAGLIAKLIKDGRYFDMHLSNDVYSELKVLTTTREQLVSKRKNSKNIVIAIIDEYFPEYEKIYKNIFSEGSMKLLKTYPFPEEILRVGVEEIESVLKESTKGKDWKSRARKIYEAARESVGVRAGQKSAKMKLRMLLEEIELLTRQIQELEEEMKKMIEETEEGEYIESVPGIGTVMTATILGETGGLSRFKSWKQIRKLAGLNLYEESSGEHKGKTRITKRGRPLLRKIIYLMAKTVIRHNREIMEKYLKLRKREKNPLKETQALIAIGLKMIRIIFKLVKSKTRYEPERVYV